Proteins encoded in a region of the Dasypus novemcinctus isolate mDasNov1 chromosome 24, mDasNov1.1.hap2, whole genome shotgun sequence genome:
- the AAR2 gene encoding protein AAR2 homolog, with the protein MATIQMDPELAKHLFFEGATVVILNMPKGTEFGIDYNSWEVGPKFRGVKMIPPGIHFLHYSSVDKANPREVGPRMGFFLSLQQRGLMVLRWNAAQEEMDLSPAPEAEVEAMRANLQELDQFLGPYPYATLKKWISLTSFISEAIMEKLQPESRQICAFSDVLPVFPMKHTKDRVGQNLPSCGTECKSYQEGLARLPEMKPRAGTEIRFSKLPTQMFPVGASPAEITRHSMDLSYALEMVLSKQFPGSPQDVLGELQFAFVCFLLGNVYEAFEHWKRLLNLLCRSEEAMVKHCSLYINLISILYHQLSEIPADFFVDIVSQNNFLTSTLQVFFSSACSVTVDATLRQKAEKFQAHLTKKFRWDFDAEPEDCAPVVVELPESTETS; encoded by the exons ATGGCCACCATTCAGATGGATCCTGAGCTTGCCAAGCATCTTTTCTTTGAAGGGGCCACCGTGGTCATCCTGAACATGCCCAAGGGGACAGAATTTGGCATTGATTACAACTCCTGGGAGGTGGGTCCCAAGTTCCGGGGTGTGAAGATGATCCCACCTGGCATCCACTTCCTCCACTACAGCTCTGTGGACAAGGCCAATCCCAGGGAGGTAGGCCCTCGTATGGGCTTCTTCCTTAGCCTGCAGCAGCGAGGGCTGATGGTCTTGCGCTGGAATGCAGCCCAGGAAGAGATGGACCTGTCCCCAGCCCCAGAGGCTGAGGTGGAGGCCATGAGGGCCAATCTCCAAGAGCTGGACCAGTTCCTGGGACCTTACCCATATGCCACGCTCAAGAAGTGGATCTCACTCACCAGCTTCATCAGTGAGGCCATAATGGAGAAGCTGCAGCCTGAGAGCCGACAGATCTGTGCCTTCTCAGATGTGCTGCCTGTGTTCCCCATGAAGCACACCAAGGATCGGGTAGGGCAGAATCTACCCAGCTGTGGCACTGAGTGCAAAAGCTACCAGGAGGGCTTGGCCCGGCTGCCTGAGATGAAGCCCAGAGCTGGGACGGAGATCCGCTTCTCAAAGCTGCCCACACAGATGTTCCCTGTTGGTGCCTCGCCGGCAGAGATAACCAGGCACAGTATGGACCTGAGCTATGCTTTGGAAATGGTGCTCAGCAAACAGTTCCCTGGCAGCCCCCAGGATGTGCTTG GTGAACTCCAGTTTGCTTTTGTATGCTTCCTGCTGGGGAATGTGTATGAGGCATTTGAGCACTGGAAGCGGCTCCTGAACCTTCTCTGCCGGTCAGAAGAAGCCATGGTGAAGCACTGCTCCCTCTATATCAACCTCATCTCCATCCTGTACCACCAGCTCAGTGAGATCCCTGCTgacttctttgtggacattgtcTCCCAGAACAACTTCCTCACCAGCACCTTACAG gttttcttttcctctgcctgCAGCGTTACCGTGGATGCCACCCTGAGGCAGAAAGCTGAAAAGTTTCAAGCTCACCTGACCAAGAAGTTCCGATGGGACTTTGATGCAGAACCTGAGGACTGTGCCCCGGTGGTGGTGGAGCTCCCTGAGAGTACTGAGACCAGCTAA